In Cytobacillus oceanisediminis, the following proteins share a genomic window:
- a CDS encoding CaiB/BaiF CoA transferase family protein — protein sequence MGPLQGMKVLDASQIMAGPYCTMVLADLGADVMKVEKVNGGDDSRQMGPYVNGESTCFFQINRNKKSVALNLKSEEGKEIFYKLAKEADVVVENYRPGVTKSLGIDYESLKKHNPSLVYCSISGYGQTGPYSHKGGFDLVAQGMTGLMSMTGEKGMRPMKSGIAVYDIGAGITAAYSILAAYIHKMKTGEGQHLDIALAEIGLPWFTWEAGAYFAEGTIPEATGWRHRVSAPYQAVKTKSGYMMLGCANQRTWERFCMDVVEKPDWITDSRYETNLLRNKHVNELEEDIEEVLMLNETKYWIERCEKAGVPAGPINNFAEAVQDPHYQARGMIQEVEHPLIGKMKMIGIPTKFSETPGEVRTPSPLFGQDTITVLQNLGYDQESIEKLTEAGAVKALKDNALLNKN from the coding sequence ATGGGACCTTTACAAGGAATGAAAGTCCTTGATGCTTCGCAAATAATGGCAGGACCCTATTGCACAATGGTTCTTGCTGATCTCGGTGCAGATGTAATGAAAGTTGAAAAAGTCAATGGCGGTGATGATTCCCGTCAAATGGGACCATATGTGAATGGTGAATCCACCTGTTTCTTTCAGATAAACCGAAACAAAAAAAGCGTTGCCCTTAATCTTAAAAGTGAAGAAGGCAAGGAGATCTTCTATAAGCTTGCAAAGGAAGCGGATGTAGTTGTAGAAAACTATCGGCCTGGAGTGACTAAATCACTTGGGATCGATTATGAAAGTTTAAAGAAACACAATCCCAGTCTTGTCTATTGTTCGATATCGGGTTATGGGCAGACAGGCCCTTATTCCCATAAAGGCGGGTTTGACCTTGTTGCCCAGGGGATGACAGGCCTGATGAGCATGACAGGGGAAAAAGGGATGAGGCCAATGAAATCAGGTATTGCCGTTTATGACATTGGTGCAGGCATCACGGCTGCATACTCTATTTTAGCTGCCTATATTCATAAAATGAAAACAGGAGAAGGGCAGCATTTGGATATTGCACTTGCAGAAATTGGACTTCCATGGTTTACATGGGAGGCAGGAGCCTATTTTGCTGAAGGCACCATTCCGGAAGCAACTGGCTGGCGCCATAGGGTCTCCGCACCATATCAAGCAGTTAAAACCAAATCGGGCTATATGATGCTGGGCTGTGCAAACCAAAGGACGTGGGAAAGGTTTTGCATGGATGTGGTTGAAAAGCCTGATTGGATTACAGACTCGCGATATGAAACGAATTTATTGAGAAATAAACATGTTAATGAACTGGAAGAAGATATTGAGGAAGTTTTGATGCTTAACGAAACGAAGTACTGGATCGAACGCTGTGAAAAAGCAGGAGTGCCAGCAGGTCCGATAAATAACTTTGCAGAAGCTGTACAGGATCCGCATTATCAAGCAAGAGGAATGATACAAGAAGTTGAGCATCCACTGATTGGAAAAATGAAAATGATTGGCATCCCTACTAAATTTTCCGAAACACCAGGTGAAGTAAGAACTCCTTCTCCACTTTTCGGTCAGGACACCATTACAGTGCTGCAGAACCTGGGCTACGATCAGGAATCTATTGAAAAGCTCACAGAAGCAGGTGCTGTGAAAGCTTTGAAAGATAACGCCCTATTGAATAAAAATTAA
- a CDS encoding tripartite tricarboxylate transporter substrate binding protein — protein MKLKRFSFFALMIALVFFLQACNTSPQEVSSEEKKSGSSYPERQIEIVVGFGAGGGSDNFARAIAKELKGILGVNVNVVNMPGASGINSADHVARQPADGYTIWSATSNHPVNIAAGAEKNDLSKLTAVGRVQNDTMTLQVKSDGKFKDIDDLIAQAKEKPGEITVGGTGSAGFDELVIKQFEQATGTKFNYISFEGSGEMTAALLGGHIDMIAEEPGPSIAQLESGDIKMLIAFTEEKMEGFEDVPISTEMGIDLTDGQGRGFMVHADTPPEIIEVLEKALEEAKNRPGYKEYEKASYLHLRDGWLNADDYNTEFEKLIDTYSTLLKDMK, from the coding sequence ATGAAACTAAAAAGGTTTTCGTTTTTCGCTCTTATGATTGCATTGGTATTCTTTTTACAAGCATGTAATACTTCACCTCAAGAAGTAAGCTCGGAAGAAAAGAAAAGCGGAAGCAGTTACCCTGAAAGACAAATTGAAATAGTAGTTGGGTTTGGTGCAGGTGGAGGAAGTGATAATTTTGCAAGGGCCATAGCTAAAGAGCTTAAAGGCATACTCGGTGTTAATGTTAATGTTGTAAATATGCCTGGTGCTTCGGGAATAAACTCAGCTGACCATGTGGCAAGGCAGCCGGCTGATGGTTATACCATTTGGTCTGCAACATCCAATCATCCTGTTAATATTGCAGCAGGTGCAGAAAAAAATGATTTGAGCAAATTAACTGCAGTGGGCCGAGTTCAAAATGACACTATGACGCTTCAAGTAAAAAGCGACGGGAAGTTTAAAGACATCGACGATCTAATTGCACAGGCAAAAGAAAAGCCTGGTGAAATAACGGTTGGGGGGACTGGTTCAGCCGGATTTGATGAACTGGTGATCAAGCAGTTTGAACAAGCAACTGGAACAAAGTTTAATTATATTTCGTTTGAAGGTTCCGGGGAAATGACAGCTGCACTTCTTGGCGGACATATTGATATGATTGCAGAGGAGCCAGGACCATCCATTGCCCAGCTTGAAAGCGGAGATATCAAAATGCTGATTGCCTTTACAGAAGAAAAAATGGAAGGTTTTGAAGATGTGCCTATTTCAACTGAAATGGGGATTGATTTAACGGACGGCCAGGGCAGAGGGTTTATGGTTCATGCGGATACACCGCCTGAAATCATTGAAGTTCTGGAAAAAGCCCTGGAAGAGGCAAAAAATCGTCCAGGCTATAAAGAGTACGAAAAAGCAAGTTACTTGCATCTGCGGGACGGCTGGCTAAATGCTGATGATTATAATACTGAATTTGAAAAACTGATCGATACTTACAGTACCCTTTTAAAAGATATGAAGTAA
- a CDS encoding sigma 54-interacting transcriptional regulator, with product MSEIAILTPIDALIQVSKEAAEKTGEDVAIRKVSFKNAIAAAKEFEKAGTEVIISRGTMGLKLIESDLSIPVVQIPITGYDLLRTIKEAQKLGQKVGIADTRDVLQGIETIESVLGLSIEKHAVIVAEEAEAAVETLSKKEIDVLIGKSIFTNKVKNDSIETVILTSGVESVIQAIHEARSLIDVRRIELKRTKELQAILDFIADGVIAVDEKGIITVCNPSVYSILNLPYDSVIGKSIDDILVNSQMKKVLSTGKEELNRIQDTNGVKVVANRIPIRHEQKVFGAVCTFQEVHRLQQQEQEIRKKLLHRGHITKYSLNNIVGESEMYQKAIQKMKKYSQVDSTVLLTGETGVGKEVFAHLIHSFSKRSEGPFVAVNCAAIPENLLESELFGYVEGAFTGAKKGGKTGLFELAHQGTIFLDEIGELAESLQAQLLRVLQEGEVMRLGDERVIPINIRVIAASNRDFEKMVEDGSFRADLYYRLNILDIPIPSLRERIPDIPLLCDFFIKELEPGIRRNIIGFTADAMKIMQSYHWPGNIRQLRNIVERAMILSPENMIDSETVLAAGGKDFTKLHELKQHCNNEEFDEETKLQNYEKEYILNVLKQVNGNKTEAARILGIGRTTLWRKINSL from the coding sequence ATGTCCGAAATTGCCATTCTAACCCCAATTGACGCGCTGATACAGGTTTCAAAGGAAGCTGCGGAAAAAACAGGAGAAGATGTCGCTATACGAAAAGTGAGCTTTAAAAATGCTATTGCAGCTGCTAAAGAATTTGAAAAAGCCGGAACAGAAGTAATCATCAGCAGAGGAACCATGGGATTAAAGCTCATTGAGTCCGACCTTAGCATACCCGTCGTACAGATTCCCATAACCGGATATGACCTGCTGCGAACCATCAAAGAAGCACAAAAACTTGGACAGAAGGTTGGAATAGCTGACACCCGGGATGTTTTGCAAGGGATCGAAACAATTGAATCTGTTCTGGGCCTTTCGATTGAAAAGCATGCCGTAATTGTAGCTGAGGAAGCTGAAGCAGCCGTCGAAACTCTCAGCAAAAAAGAGATAGATGTCCTGATTGGCAAAAGTATTTTTACGAACAAAGTTAAAAATGATTCGATAGAAACTGTGATATTAACGTCTGGAGTGGAATCGGTCATCCAGGCCATTCATGAAGCAAGAAGCCTGATTGATGTGAGGCGGATAGAACTGAAGCGAACCAAGGAACTCCAGGCAATTCTTGATTTTATTGCTGATGGTGTAATTGCTGTGGATGAAAAAGGGATTATTACAGTATGCAATCCTTCCGTTTACAGCATCTTAAACCTGCCCTATGATTCAGTTATCGGTAAGTCGATTGATGATATCCTCGTTAATTCACAAATGAAAAAAGTTCTTTCGACTGGTAAGGAAGAGCTGAACCGCATCCAGGATACCAATGGTGTAAAAGTGGTTGCAAATCGAATACCCATCAGGCACGAGCAAAAGGTGTTTGGGGCTGTCTGTACGTTTCAGGAGGTTCATAGACTTCAGCAGCAGGAGCAGGAAATCCGCAAAAAGCTCCTTCACCGCGGCCATATCACGAAATACAGTTTAAATAATATTGTCGGGGAAAGTGAGATGTATCAAAAAGCGATCCAAAAGATGAAGAAATATTCACAGGTGGATTCTACTGTTCTCCTGACGGGTGAAACAGGTGTAGGAAAAGAAGTGTTTGCCCATTTGATCCATAGCTTCAGCAAGCGGTCGGAAGGGCCATTCGTTGCTGTGAATTGTGCGGCTATCCCTGAAAACCTGCTGGAAAGCGAATTGTTCGGCTACGTCGAAGGAGCCTTTACGGGAGCGAAAAAGGGAGGGAAAACAGGCTTATTTGAATTGGCTCATCAGGGAACCATCTTCCTCGATGAAATTGGCGAACTCGCTGAATCCCTCCAGGCCCAGCTCCTTAGAGTTTTGCAGGAAGGCGAAGTAATGCGGCTTGGGGATGAAAGAGTGATCCCCATTAATATTCGGGTCATCGCTGCCTCAAACCGTGATTTTGAGAAGATGGTCGAGGATGGGAGCTTCCGGGCTGATTTGTATTATCGCCTCAATATTCTTGACATCCCAATTCCGTCCTTGCGTGAGAGGATACCTGATATACCATTGTTATGCGATTTTTTTATAAAAGAATTGGAACCGGGCATTCGAAGAAATATTATAGGTTTCACTGCTGATGCTATGAAAATTATGCAAAGCTATCATTGGCCGGGTAATATACGCCAGCTCAGGAACATTGTTGAAAGAGCGATGATTCTTTCCCCTGAAAATATGATTGATTCAGAAACTGTTTTAGCGGCAGGCGGGAAAGACTTTACCAAATTGCATGAGCTAAAACAACACTGCAATAATGAAGAATTTGATGAAGAAACGAAGCTTCAAAACTATGAGAAAGAGTATATTCTGAACGTGCTGAAGCAGGTAAACGGCAATAAAACAGAAGCGGCAAGGATTCTGGGGATCGGCAGGACGACCCTCTGGAGAAAAATAAATAGTTTGTAA
- a CDS encoding tripartite tricarboxylate transporter substrate binding protein, giving the protein MKFNKFSLVSLLVMLLLVLQGCSSGTSAKSGSKDGAGNYPERDIEIVVGWGAGGGTDTFARSIAKEMSEILGVNINVVNLPGASGANAGDHTARQPADGYTIWAISSNYPINVARNTTPHDLSKYKAIGRVQQDTMSLQVLKGKKFTDYEDFVKQAKDNPGKVSVGGTGAVGFDELVLRQFEEKAGIKLNYISYEDAGEMHAALLGGHIDSMLEEIGPSIAQIDEKSVEMLLAFTDKKLEGFDETPISTEKGIDLIDGQERGLLVHSDTPDEVVEILQNALEKAKDSEDYKKYEKDSYLHLRDGWLNGEEFKKNLEKNIQTYQTIVERLQ; this is encoded by the coding sequence ATGAAATTTAATAAGTTCTCACTAGTGTCGCTGCTTGTCATGCTGCTTTTAGTCCTGCAGGGCTGCAGTTCCGGGACAAGCGCAAAATCAGGTTCCAAGGATGGGGCAGGCAATTATCCCGAAAGAGATATTGAAATTGTTGTAGGCTGGGGTGCAGGCGGTGGAACAGATACTTTTGCCCGATCTATCGCGAAAGAAATGAGTGAAATATTAGGGGTAAATATCAATGTAGTAAATTTACCGGGAGCCTCAGGTGCAAATGCCGGTGACCATACGGCGAGACAGCCGGCAGATGGTTATACGATCTGGGCCATTTCATCAAACTATCCAATTAATGTTGCGCGTAATACAACCCCTCATGATTTGAGCAAATATAAAGCGATTGGCAGGGTTCAGCAGGATACAATGTCCCTTCAGGTTCTTAAAGGGAAGAAATTCACTGACTATGAAGATTTTGTAAAGCAGGCTAAAGACAATCCCGGCAAAGTATCAGTGGGAGGTACTGGAGCAGTAGGCTTTGATGAACTGGTTCTTCGCCAGTTTGAAGAAAAAGCTGGAATTAAACTAAATTATATTTCGTATGAAGATGCCGGGGAAATGCATGCAGCTTTGTTAGGCGGACATATTGATTCGATGCTCGAAGAAATCGGACCTTCAATTGCCCAGATTGATGAAAAATCTGTTGAAATGCTGCTGGCATTTACAGACAAGAAATTAGAAGGCTTCGATGAGACACCAATTTCAACCGAAAAAGGAATTGACCTGATAGATGGACAGGAACGCGGCTTATTAGTACACTCTGACACCCCTGACGAAGTCGTAGAGATACTGCAGAACGCATTAGAAAAAGCAAAAGATAGTGAAGATTATAAGAAGTACGAGAAAGACAGTTATCTTCATCTGCGTGACGGATGGCTGAATGGGGAAGAATTCAAAAAGAATCTTGAGAAGAACATCCAAACCTATCAGACAATTGTTGAAAGACTTCAATAA
- a CDS encoding (Fe-S)-binding protein, protein MKLLTAEESMQTCVRCGACRNVCPTLNITGREADGPRGRVLMARSLIEGNIPVNQEIKDQLDRCLLCSACVDACPIDVQVPDIVMLAKERIAAAAETPVQTDIKKPAYPARTFKDYFFDHVLANQKRLNTVGNLLWFYQKSGLQSVTRGLGILKFFPEQMRQMERITPSILPPSGRKHHPEFTPRANEEMAARGRVAFFHGCIMDVMFRETNDNSIKLLSKTGFDVVTPKAQMCCGALHHHSGKKDKAIELAKANIQAFEEANVDYIITNAGGCGAALAEYADLFRGDPHWLERAKAFSSKIRDISEIIYDKGQMPETAGRGERVTYQPSCHLQYVMKVKDAPAKLVKEIPNSEYVDLPEKKYCCGSAGIYNLLQPKLANEILDKKMSRVKETESAVLITANPGCFLQMKLGVHREGMEDQIETKHVADYLMESINRAESIVHNKDSK, encoded by the coding sequence TTGAAATTGCTGACGGCGGAAGAATCCATGCAAACATGTGTGCGCTGCGGTGCCTGCCGCAATGTTTGCCCTACATTAAATATCACAGGCAGGGAAGCTGATGGTCCCAGGGGCAGAGTATTGATGGCAAGAAGTCTGATTGAGGGCAATATCCCCGTAAATCAGGAAATCAAAGATCAGCTCGATCGATGCCTGCTATGCTCAGCCTGTGTGGATGCCTGTCCTATTGATGTTCAGGTCCCTGATATCGTCATGCTCGCCAAGGAGAGAATAGCAGCAGCGGCTGAAACCCCTGTTCAAACGGATATAAAAAAACCTGCATATCCGGCACGGACTTTTAAAGATTACTTCTTTGATCATGTTCTTGCCAACCAAAAAAGGCTTAATACTGTTGGCAATCTTCTGTGGTTTTATCAAAAAAGCGGACTTCAGTCTGTAACTAGAGGACTGGGCATCCTGAAATTCTTCCCAGAGCAGATGAGACAGATGGAAAGGATTACGCCTTCCATTTTGCCGCCTTCAGGGCGGAAACACCATCCCGAGTTTACTCCAAGGGCTAATGAAGAAATGGCAGCAAGGGGCCGGGTAGCCTTTTTCCACGGCTGCATTATGGATGTCATGTTCAGAGAAACGAATGATAATTCTATTAAACTGCTGTCAAAGACTGGTTTTGATGTAGTTACACCTAAAGCACAAATGTGCTGCGGGGCCCTGCACCATCATAGCGGAAAAAAAGACAAGGCCATTGAATTGGCCAAAGCGAATATACAGGCTTTTGAAGAAGCTAATGTGGATTATATTATTACCAATGCCGGAGGATGCGGTGCGGCACTTGCGGAATATGCGGACTTATTCCGGGGGGATCCCCATTGGCTGGAGAGGGCAAAAGCATTCTCTTCCAAAATAAGGGATATCAGTGAGATCATTTATGATAAAGGCCAAATGCCTGAAACTGCCGGCAGAGGTGAAAGAGTAACCTATCAGCCTTCCTGTCATCTGCAATATGTAATGAAGGTGAAGGATGCTCCAGCTAAATTGGTGAAGGAAATTCCAAACTCAGAGTATGTGGATCTTCCTGAAAAGAAATATTGCTGCGGGTCTGCAGGAATTTATAATTTATTGCAGCCAAAACTTGCGAATGAAATATTGGATAAGAAAATGTCCAGAGTCAAAGAAACTGAATCAGCTGTTCTAATAACAGCCAATCCAGGGTGTTTCCTCCAAATGAAACTGGGGGTTCACCGCGAAGGAATGGAAGATCAGATTGAAACGAAGCATGTTGCCGACTATCTGATGGAATCAATAAATAGGGCTGAATCGATAGTCCACAATAAAGATTCAAAATGA
- a CDS encoding GntR family transcriptional regulator — translation MVQSLKLSQPLYQQIYDIIKSSILAGELKPGEKVNVSQLAEKYKISRTPLREALRQLQIEGLLVQDHLSLNVVKLEETDFKDLYECRLMLEPQIMGLILKTVADRELEEIEKVLRHAEEAFKAGDHLQLLELNAQFHDRLLEASPNKRAVHLLQQVRSFLLLYRANILKNSEHNREILKEHRQILNALKARDGIAVAKTVENHLRNDLERGTNMIRE, via the coding sequence ATGGTGCAAAGTCTAAAGTTATCACAGCCGCTTTATCAGCAAATTTATGACATTATTAAAAGTTCAATCCTGGCAGGTGAATTAAAACCAGGAGAGAAAGTAAATGTTTCGCAGTTGGCAGAAAAATATAAAATTAGCCGCACCCCATTAAGAGAAGCCCTCCGTCAGCTGCAAATTGAGGGGTTACTAGTCCAGGATCATCTGTCGCTAAATGTTGTCAAGCTGGAAGAAACTGATTTTAAGGATTTATATGAATGTCGGTTAATGCTTGAGCCTCAAATAATGGGGCTAATTTTGAAAACGGTTGCAGATAGGGAACTGGAGGAAATTGAAAAGGTTCTTCGGCATGCTGAGGAAGCATTTAAAGCAGGAGATCATCTTCAATTATTAGAACTAAATGCACAATTCCATGATAGGCTTTTGGAAGCCAGTCCGAATAAACGGGCGGTGCACTTGCTTCAGCAAGTACGTTCATTTCTATTGCTCTACCGTGCCAATATCCTAAAAAACAGTGAGCACAACAGAGAGATTCTTAAGGAACATCGCCAAATCCTTAACGCTCTGAAAGCTCGTGACGGGATTGCGGTTGCCAAGACCGTGGAAAATCATCTTCGAAATGATTTAGAACGCGGAACAAACATGATTAGGGAATAA
- a CDS encoding enoyl-CoA hydratase-related protein, whose translation MSNNLEAVNEKKAVSDPVYLEKAGEIAYVCFNRPEKRNALSYDIWTKIPDLIAECESDSTVKVIILKGTGSAAFSAGADISEFKTLRYTAEGAEKYNEATMVAEKAIMKSSKPTIAMIQGFCVGGGCEIAVACDFRFSDENGKFGITPAKLGLVYNTPGTKNVVDLVGPAKAKDILFTGRLLDAEEAYRIGLIDRIIPAVSIKEETLAYAELICKNAQQSVRGSKKIINDVLSGAEEDSPEAAKLVIESFLSDDYKEGVHSFLEKRKPNFKYS comes from the coding sequence ATGTCTAATAACCTTGAAGCGGTTAATGAAAAAAAAGCAGTGAGTGATCCGGTGTATCTCGAGAAGGCGGGAGAAATCGCATATGTCTGCTTTAATCGGCCGGAAAAGCGGAATGCACTTAGTTATGATATATGGACAAAAATTCCGGATCTTATAGCTGAGTGCGAAAGTGACTCAACTGTAAAAGTGATCATTCTAAAAGGGACAGGATCTGCAGCTTTTTCTGCGGGAGCAGATATCAGCGAATTCAAAACCTTAAGATATACAGCTGAGGGTGCCGAGAAATATAACGAAGCAACAATGGTTGCGGAAAAGGCGATCATGAAGTCTTCCAAGCCAACAATCGCAATGATTCAGGGATTTTGTGTAGGAGGCGGCTGTGAAATAGCCGTTGCCTGTGATTTCAGGTTCTCAGACGAAAATGGCAAGTTTGGAATAACCCCTGCTAAGCTTGGACTTGTATACAATACACCAGGAACCAAAAATGTAGTGGACCTTGTCGGACCTGCAAAAGCAAAGGATATTCTTTTTACCGGCCGGCTGCTGGATGCAGAGGAAGCTTATCGGATTGGGCTAATTGACCGGATTATACCGGCAGTTTCAATTAAAGAAGAGACCCTGGCGTACGCTGAGCTGATTTGCAAAAATGCCCAGCAGTCTGTCAGAGGATCTAAAAAGATTATTAATGATGTGCTGTCAGGGGCAGAGGAAGATTCTCCTGAAGCAGCCAAGCTGGTCATTGAATCATTTCTATCAGACGACTATAAAGAAGGTGTTCACTCTTTCCTTGAAAAACGAAAACCGAATTTTAAATATTCATAG
- a CDS encoding pyridoxal-phosphate-dependent aminotransferase family protein: protein MFEEKLDLRLPGPVQVPKEIQRAMLRSFDHPMMDYRNPAFQDVLQETTEKSKMIFQTENLVIPLTSSGASALETAIINTVGPNDTIILCVVGYFGEYLQGITDHIGCKTVRVDADWGHIVNPEDVRKALKENPEAKAVFATHCETSTSAINNIKEIAAVVKETDAIFLVDAVSSIVGTPLYMDEWGIDIVATGGQKALMLPPGLALITLSEKAWNTVNKHQCLSFYFDLKLYKKGLESGTGTPYTPNISLVCGLLEACNMIEKSGGIEAEYKRHAALRDMTRAGVRALGLELLVDDSVASPTLTAVKLNNADEFRKMMREEFHIALGGGLGKVKNQILRLGHMGYTDAADMLKMFAAMELALKKSGHEVELGAGVSAAQRHWLENPYC from the coding sequence ATGTTTGAAGAAAAATTGGACTTAAGATTGCCGGGGCCAGTTCAGGTTCCGAAAGAAATACAGCGTGCTATGCTAAGAAGTTTCGATCATCCCATGATGGATTACCGAAATCCAGCCTTTCAGGATGTACTTCAGGAAACCACTGAAAAGTCCAAAATGATATTCCAGACAGAAAACCTGGTAATCCCGCTTACCTCAAGCGGAGCTTCCGCTCTTGAAACAGCTATTATTAACACGGTTGGTCCCAATGATACGATCATCCTTTGCGTAGTCGGCTATTTTGGTGAGTATCTTCAGGGAATTACAGACCATATCGGCTGCAAAACCGTCCGGGTCGATGCGGATTGGGGGCATATTGTAAATCCTGAAGATGTGAGAAAAGCATTAAAGGAAAATCCTGAGGCAAAGGCTGTTTTTGCTACACACTGTGAAACATCCACATCTGCAATCAACAATATTAAAGAGATAGCGGCCGTTGTAAAAGAAACGGATGCCATTTTCCTCGTTGATGCAGTTAGCTCAATAGTCGGTACACCTTTATATATGGACGAGTGGGGCATCGATATTGTGGCAACTGGAGGACAGAAAGCGTTAATGCTGCCGCCTGGCCTTGCATTAATTACATTGAGTGAAAAAGCTTGGAACACTGTGAATAAGCATCAGTGCCTATCCTTTTACTTTGACCTCAAACTTTATAAAAAGGGACTGGAGTCTGGGACTGGAACACCATATACGCCGAATATATCACTTGTGTGCGGGCTGCTTGAGGCATGCAATATGATAGAAAAAAGCGGAGGAATAGAAGCTGAATACAAAAGGCATGCTGCTCTTCGGGATATGACAAGGGCAGGGGTGCGGGCATTAGGTCTTGAATTGCTTGTGGATGATTCGGTTGCCAGTCCAACCCTGACAGCCGTTAAATTAAATAATGCCGATGAATTCAGAAAGATGATGCGGGAAGAATTCCATATCGCATTGGGGGGCGGTCTTGGAAAGGTGAAGAATCAAATTTTGCGTCTGGGCCATATGGGATATACAGATGCAGCAGATATGCTGAAGATGTTTGCTGCAATGGAGCTTGCTTTAAAGAAGAGCGGACACGAAGTGGAGTTAGGTGCAGGAGTTTCCGCTGCACAGCGGCATTGGCTTGAAAATCCATACTGCTAA
- a CDS encoding FAD-binding oxidoreductase, whose translation MNETMTPPPLDENVISRLRNIFGDDRLLTNCTDMMTYSYDASFETQLRPKLPQVAVIALSTEEVSECVRLANEFNIPLYPRGAATGQTGGAVPVKGGIMLDLSKMNRILEIDHRNLQVIIEPGVIQNDLNEALQPYGLRFPPDPGSANMCTVGGMVSNNSSGLRAVKYGVTRHYVLGMEVVLPNGDIIVTGGAKSKALKSVSGYDLAHLMIGSEGTLGIVTRLRLKLLPLPVTRGIVLCSFERLEDAGEAVNAVFSSGLQPSAIEIMDFNCTKAVNIMKPELNLPLDNEAILVFEVDGAKEEVTSQVNRLRTVVEKYTNYIKFSDEPEECEKLWQARKLVGAAVGLLKPGGFRVYGGEDICVPISRLPETLREIHNIAERYGIICGIYGHVGDGNMHTGPVVNMNNEIETENVQKMIDDIHELAIKMEGTTTAEHGVGIVRAKYMDVEHGPAMEVMRAIKKTLDPNNILNPGKMALPN comes from the coding sequence ATGAACGAAACAATGACACCGCCTCCACTGGATGAAAATGTCATATCCCGATTAAGAAATATCTTCGGAGACGACCGGCTATTAACCAATTGCACTGATATGATGACCTACTCCTATGATGCATCCTTTGAAACACAGCTTCGTCCGAAACTGCCTCAAGTGGCTGTTATTGCACTGTCAACTGAAGAGGTCAGTGAATGTGTCAGGCTGGCCAACGAATTTAATATCCCTTTATACCCGAGAGGGGCAGCCACCGGACAAACAGGCGGAGCCGTGCCGGTTAAAGGCGGCATTATGCTGGATTTATCAAAAATGAACCGAATACTGGAGATTGATCACAGAAATTTGCAGGTGATAATTGAGCCGGGAGTCATCCAAAATGATTTAAATGAGGCTTTACAGCCCTATGGACTAAGGTTCCCTCCTGACCCGGGAAGCGCCAATATGTGCACAGTGGGAGGCATGGTTTCCAACAATTCAAGCGGGCTGAGGGCAGTCAAATACGGTGTCACCCGTCATTATGTCCTGGGAATGGAAGTCGTACTGCCCAATGGTGACATCATTGTGACTGGAGGCGCTAAATCGAAGGCGCTTAAATCGGTCTCCGGCTACGACCTTGCCCACTTAATGATCGGTTCGGAAGGCACTCTTGGAATTGTGACCCGTCTACGCCTGAAATTATTGCCGCTCCCCGTCACAAGAGGAATTGTCCTATGCTCATTTGAAAGATTGGAAGATGCGGGAGAGGCGGTAAACGCTGTTTTTTCTTCAGGCCTGCAGCCATCCGCCATCGAAATCATGGACTTCAATTGTACGAAGGCTGTCAACATAATGAAGCCAGAGCTGAATCTTCCCCTGGACAATGAAGCGATTCTTGTTTTTGAAGTCGATGGTGCCAAGGAGGAGGTAACCTCCCAAGTGAACCGGCTCAGGACGGTGGTTGAAAAATATACGAATTATATAAAGTTCAGCGATGAGCCGGAAGAGTGTGAAAAGCTCTGGCAGGCAAGGAAGCTTGTTGGTGCTGCTGTTGGACTATTGAAGCCGGGCGGTTTCCGTGTGTATGGCGGCGAAGATATCTGTGTGCCAATTTCGAGACTCCCTGAAACACTGCGGGAGATTCATAATATTGCAGAACGATATGGAATTATCTGCGGAATTTACGGCCATGTTGGCGATGGAAATATGCATACCGGACCGGTAGTGAACATGAACAATGAAATTGAAACGGAAAATGTGCAGAAAATGATCGACGATATTCACGAACTGGCAATCAAAATGGAAGGAACGACAACAGCTGAACATGGCGTGGGAATTGTCCGTGCCAAATATATGGATGTTGAGCATGGTCCTGCCATGGAAGTAATGCGGGCTATTAAAAAGACGCTTGATCCAAATAATATTCTGAATCCAGGCAAGATGGCACTGCCTAACTAG